The Geoalkalibacter subterraneus genome contains the following window.
CTGCACAACCAGGCCTGCTGTATCAGCAGCGCGGCAGCGGCAGCCGGTTTTCAGGTTCAACCCATGGTCCAGCGATTGCGGGAACTGACTCCAAAGCCCCGCACGGACTAAACAGCCCCCACCGGCATTTTGCGGCAGGAACGGGGGAATAAGGGAATTGTTTATGCAAATTCTGATTGTCTCCCCCGAAGTTTCCCCCTACGCGAAACATGGCGAACTGGCCGAGGTTGCGGGGGCGCTGGGTAAATCCTTGCGCAAGCTCGGCCATGACGCCCGCATCATCCTGCCCTGCTACAAAGAGGTCGACGACAACGGCTTCACCCTGCGCAAGGGACGCAAAAGCGTCGAGGTGATGATCGAAGGGCAGACGCACAAAGGATTGCTGCGTCAGACCATGCTGGAAGGAGTGCCGGTCTATTTCATTGAAAATCGTGAATTCTTCCATCGTGAGGGCCTTTACGACGACGGAGAGAACGCGTATGAGGACAATGTCCAGCGCTTTGGCTTTTTCGGACATGCTGTGCTTCAACTGCTGCGGCGCATGGATTTCCGCCCCGACGTCCTGCACCTGCACGGTTGGCAGACCGGCCTGATCCCTGTGCTGCTGCGCACCACCCTGAAAAACGACTCGTTCTATGCGCCCATCCACACCGTCTTCACCTTCCGCGACTTAAACGAAGGGGAATTCCCCTCTTCCCTCATTGAAAGTCTGCATCTCGGCGATTCCGCCGATCAGAACTACGGGTTAAATCACCAGGGACGACTGTCCTTTCTGGCGGGCGCATTGACCCACGCCGACATCATCACCACCGTTTCACAAACTTATCGCAACGAGCTGCGCCTGACCGATCTGGGCGCGGACTTCGCCCCACTGCTGCGGCAGCGCGGCAATGCATTTCACGGCATCCTTGAGGGCCTCGACACCAAAACCTGGGATCCCTCCCTGGACATGAACCTCAACCTGCCCTACAACATTGACAACCTCAACGGCAAAAAAGGTGACAAGCGGGCCCTGCAAAAGGAGATGAAACTGGAGCCCGAAGCTCTGATTCCCCTGGTGGGTGCAGCTTTTCCACTCACCTTCCCCAAGGGGGCGGATCTGATCAAGGACGCCTGGGAGCAGTTAATGCAGCGGGAATTGCAGCTGGTTATCGCGGGGGAGGCTGCGCCCGAACTTCATGATTTCTTTGCAGCGCAGCAGGACCGGCATGGCCACAAAGCTCGTGTGCTGTTGACGCAGGATACGGGTATTGCGCGGCGTATTTTTGCCGGCAGCGACATCTTCCTCATGCCCAGCCGTCACGAGGCCTTCGGCCCGGAGCAGATCATTGCGCTGCGCTACGGCAGTGTGCCTGTTGCCCATCGCAGCGGGGGAATCAACGACACGGTGATCGATGCCGACGAGCAGCCCCGGCAGGGCAACGGCTTTCTTTTTGACAAAGCCACGCCCGAGGCTATGCTGGAGGCCCTTGACCGGGCCCTGGAGCTCTACCAGAACCGCCGCCAATGGCTCAAGATCGTCAAACGCGGCATGACCGCAGATTTTACCTGGCAGAATTGCGCACAGAAATATGTCGATATCTATCGCAAGGCGATGGCGTACCGCCCTGTTTAAACGCTGAAACTTACTGTCGTGACGACTCTCTACGAGTCGTCACGGCGCAGATTTTCCAGGTATTCTTCCCACTCCATCGGCAGAAGATTTTTCTTTTTGTTGTTGCACTCCTTGCAGGCCGGCACACAGTTCCCCTTGGAGGACCGCCCTCCCCGCGCCACCGGCACGATATGATCCAGAGTCAGTTCTGAGGGCTTAAATGTTCCCCCACAATAGTGACAGAACCCCTGCGCGATCCTGTTTTTCCACCAGGCGCTTTTGCGCAGTTCTCTGGCGCGGTTTCGCTCGCGCCGGATATCTTCTTCCGCTATTTCCATAAAAAACGACAAACCGAATTCTCCTTTCTGATTCCAGATCTTACCTTATTTTCCGTCGCGGTCTCAACCTTCTGCAGCGACCGGCCGGCTTCTTTGCCGGGCCGGAACCTCACAGCCTTGCACATTCTCGTGAAATGTGCGATTTTCTAGCCCTGAATACATTCCTGCGGTTGGAGCAGATATGAACATCCTTATCGTTGGCAGCGGTCAGGTCGGATATTTTCTGTGCGAGAAGCTATCTGAAGAAGGCCACCAGGTGACGCTGATCGACAGCAACCAACAGCGCCTCAACTGGGCCCAGGACAGGCTCAATGTTCTTGGTATCGCCGGCAATGGTGCCAGCGCAGAAGTGCTGGAGCAGGGCGGCATCAAGCAGATGGATATCTTCATCGCCGTCACCGACATGGACGAGGTCAACATCCTTGCCTGCCTGCTGGCGCGCGAATACGGGGTCAAGACCCGCATCGCCCGGGTGCGCAGCATCGAATATTCCAGCCAGGGCGCAGTCTTGTCGAAGGAAAAACTTGGCATCGACCTGCTGATTAATCCCAAGGACGCCGTCGCCGAGGAAATGATCAAAATCGCCTCACGCCAGGGCGCTTTTGACGTGGCGGAGTTTGTCGAAGGACAGATCCAGTTCCTCGGCTACCGCATCAACGAAAAAAGCCCCCTGTGCGACCTGACCCTGAAAGAACTCGGTGAAATCCGCGGCATGTACCGCTTTGTCGTCACCGCCATCACCCGCGGCGAACGCACCATCATCCCGCGGGGCGACGACATCATCATGGCGGGCGACAGTATCTTCATTTTCGCCCACCAGAACGATCTTCCCGCCATTCAGTACA
Protein-coding sequences here:
- a CDS encoding HNH endonuclease, with amino-acid sequence MEIAEEDIRRERNRARELRKSAWWKNRIAQGFCHYCGGTFKPSELTLDHIVPVARGGRSSKGNCVPACKECNNKKKNLLPMEWEEYLENLRRDDS
- a CDS encoding glycogen synthase, giving the protein MQILIVSPEVSPYAKHGELAEVAGALGKSLRKLGHDARIILPCYKEVDDNGFTLRKGRKSVEVMIEGQTHKGLLRQTMLEGVPVYFIENREFFHREGLYDDGENAYEDNVQRFGFFGHAVLQLLRRMDFRPDVLHLHGWQTGLIPVLLRTTLKNDSFYAPIHTVFTFRDLNEGEFPSSLIESLHLGDSADQNYGLNHQGRLSFLAGALTHADIITTVSQTYRNELRLTDLGADFAPLLRQRGNAFHGILEGLDTKTWDPSLDMNLNLPYNIDNLNGKKGDKRALQKEMKLEPEALIPLVGAAFPLTFPKGADLIKDAWEQLMQRELQLVIAGEAAPELHDFFAAQQDRHGHKARVLLTQDTGIARRIFAGSDIFLMPSRHEAFGPEQIIALRYGSVPVAHRSGGINDTVIDADEQPRQGNGFLFDKATPEAMLEALDRALELYQNRRQWLKIVKRGMTADFTWQNCAQKYVDIYRKAMAYRPV